In Nitrospirae bacterium CG2_30_53_67, one DNA window encodes the following:
- a CDS encoding sulfite reductase, dissimilatory-type subunit alpha: MATVNKVETPLLNELEKGPWPSFVKELKGVAGRKPMIQDLLRQLELSYKEKRGHWKHGGLVGVMGYGGGVIGRYSDSPDKFPACAHFHTMRVNQPSGWFYTSKALRELCDIWDAHGSGMTNMHGSTGDCVFLGTTTEELEPIFKELTDKGWDLGGSGSDVRTPSCCNGPARCEYACYDTMDMCYNITMAYQDELHRPAFAYKWKFKFSGCPNDCVASIARSDFSVIGTWRDDIRIDQAAVKAYSDSGMDIRADVIRKCPTACMGFDGKAIKIDNKQCNRCMHCINVMPKALRPGKDTGATILIGAKAPIIEGALLASVLVPFMKLSKEDDYKEFKDLVGRIWEFWDEHGVSRERIGECIQRVGLGNFIEEIGVDPIPEMVMHPRANPYIFYEEYFEEGDES; encoded by the coding sequence ATGGCGACTGTAAATAAAGTAGAAACACCCCTTTTGAACGAGCTCGAAAAGGGACCCTGGCCGAGTTTTGTGAAGGAACTGAAAGGGGTGGCTGGAAGAAAGCCGATGATTCAGGACCTGCTGAGGCAGCTCGAACTCTCTTATAAGGAAAAGAGAGGGCACTGGAAGCACGGGGGTCTGGTGGGTGTCATGGGGTACGGCGGAGGCGTGATCGGGAGGTATTCCGATTCCCCGGACAAGTTTCCGGCCTGCGCTCACTTCCACACGATGCGTGTGAACCAGCCGTCCGGATGGTTCTACACATCCAAGGCATTGCGGGAGCTCTGCGACATCTGGGATGCGCACGGTTCAGGGATGACCAATATGCACGGCTCAACAGGCGACTGCGTTTTTCTGGGGACCACCACGGAGGAACTGGAGCCGATTTTCAAGGAATTGACCGACAAAGGCTGGGACCTGGGAGGTTCGGGCTCGGATGTCCGGACCCCGAGCTGCTGCAACGGGCCGGCGCGCTGTGAGTACGCCTGCTATGACACCATGGACATGTGCTATAACATCACCATGGCCTACCAGGATGAACTGCACCGTCCCGCCTTCGCCTACAAGTGGAAATTCAAATTCTCCGGCTGTCCCAATGATTGCGTCGCCTCCATTGCGAGGTCAGACTTCTCCGTGATCGGGACTTGGCGGGATGACATCAGGATCGACCAGGCTGCGGTCAAGGCATACTCGGATTCGGGGATGGACATCAGGGCCGACGTGATCCGGAAATGCCCGACGGCCTGCATGGGCTTTGACGGGAAGGCGATCAAAATAGATAATAAGCAGTGCAACCGCTGCATGCACTGCATCAATGTCATGCCCAAGGCCCTCCGGCCGGGCAAGGACACCGGGGCCACCATTCTGATCGGCGCCAAGGCCCCGATTATTGAAGGGGCGCTCCTCGCCTCGGTCCTGGTCCCCTTCATGAAGCTGAGCAAAGAGGACGATTACAAGGAGTTCAAGGATCTCGTCGGACGGATCTGGGAGTTCTGGGATGAACACGGCGTCAGCCGCGAAAGGATCGGAGAGTGCATCCAGCGCGTGGGCCTCGGAAATTTCATCGAAGAGATCGGTGTGGATCCTATCCCTGAAATGGTGATGCATCCGAGAGCCAACCCCTACATCTTCTACGAAGAGTACTTCGAAGAAGGGGATGAATCATAG